One Oryza glaberrima chromosome 11, OglaRS2, whole genome shotgun sequence genomic region harbors:
- the LOC127753771 gene encoding receptor kinase-like protein Xa21 codes for MKIAATGQFLLVLIACSVIQIVCQSLHGNETDRLSLLDFKNAIILDPQQALVSWNDSNQVCSWEGVFCRVKAPNHVVALNLTNRDLVGAISPSLGNLTFLKHLNLTGNAFTGQIPASLAHLHRLQTLSLASNTLQGRIPNLANYSDLMVLDLYRNNLAGKFPADLPHSLEKLRLSFNNIMGTIPASLANITRLKYFACVNTSIEGNIPDEFSKLSALKFLHLGINKLTGSFPEAVLNISALTELSFAINDLHGEVPPDLGNSLPNLQAFELGGNHFHGKIPSSITNASNLYLIDVSNNNFSGGLASSIGKLTKLSWLNLEENKLHGRNNEDQEFLNSIANCTELQMFSISWNRLEGRLPNSFGNHSFQLQYVHMGQNQLSGQFPSGLTNLHNLVVIELSGNRFSGVLPDWLGALKSLQKLTVGDNNFTGLIPSSLFNLTNLVHLFLYSNKFSGQLPASFGNLEALERLGISNNNFDGTVPEDIFRIPTIQYIDLSFNNLEGLLPFYVGNAKHLIYLVLSSNNLSGEIPNTLGNSESLQIIKFHHNIFTGGIPTSLGKLLSLTLLNLSYNNLTGPIPDSLSNLKYLGQLDFSFNHLNGEVPTKGIFKNATAVQLGGNQGLCGGVLELHLPACSIAPLSSRKHVKSLTIKIVIPMAILVSLFLVVLVLLLLRGKQKGHSISLPLSDTDFPKVSYNDLARATERFSMSNLIGKGRFSCVYQGKLFQCNDVVAVKVFSLETRGAQKSFIAECNALRNVRHRNLVPILTACSSIDSKGNDFKALVYKFMPGGDLHKLLYSNGGDGDAPHQNHITLAQRINIMVDVSDALEYLHHSNQGTIVHCDLKPSNILLDDNMVAHVGDFGLARFKIDSTTSSLCYSNSTSSLVIKGTIGYIAPECSDGGQVSTASDVYSFGVVLLEIFIRRRPTDDMFMDGLSIAKYTAINFPDRILEIVDPKLQQELIPCSTDKEDLDPCQENPIAVEEKGLHCLRSMLNIGLCCTKPTPGERISMQEVAAKLHRIKDAYLREY; via the exons ATGAAGATTGCTGCAACTGGACAGTTTCTCTTGGTCCTTATTGCATGCAGTGTAATCCAAATCGTGTGCCAATCGTTACATGGAAATGAGACAGATCGACTTTCGCTGCTTGATTTCAAGAATGCAATCATTTTGGATCCACAGCAAGCATTAGTGTCCTGGAATGACAGCAATCAAGTATGCAGTTGGGAAGGTGTCTTTTGTAGGGTGAAGGCCCCAAACCATGTTGTTGCACTTAACCTTACAAATCGAGACCTAGTAGGGGCAATATCCCCTTCACTTGGAAACCTAACATTCCTCAAACATCTAAACCTAACAGGAAATGCTTTCACTGGACAGATCCCTGCATCCCTTGCCCACTTGCACCGTCTCCAAACCCTCTCCTTGGCCAGTAACACCTTACAAGGAAGGATACCAAACCTTGCAAATTATTCTGATCTCATGGTGCTGGATCTGTACAGAAACAATCTAGCTGGGAAATTTCCTGCAGATTTACCTCATAGCCTAGAAAAGCTGAGACTTTCATTTAATAATATCATGGGAACCATACCTGCTTCTCTTGCCAACATCACAAGGCTAAAATACTTTGCTTGTGTTAACACTAGTATTGAGGGCAACATCCCAGATGAGTTTTCAAAGTTGTCTGCGCTGAAGTTCTTGCATTTGGGTATCAATAAGCTAACAGGTAGCTTTCCAGAAGCCGTCCTGAATATTTCTGCTCTAACTGAACTTAGCTTCGCTATTAATGATCTTCATGGAGAGGTGCCACCAGACCTGGGTAACTCCCTGCCCAATCTCCAAGCATTTGAATTAGGCGGCAACCACTTTCATGGGAAAATCCCATCATCAATAACAAATGCTTCTAACCTATACCTTATCGATGTATCAAACAATAATTTCAGCGGGGGATTGGCTAGCTCAATCGGCAAACTTACTAAACTGTCTTGGTTAAATCTTGAGGAAAATAAACTCCATGGACGTAACAATGAAGACCAGGAGTTTCTGAACAGCATTGCCAATTGCACTGAGCTGCAAATGTTCTCGATATCTTGGAATCGTCTAGAAGGCCGTCTGCCAAATTCATTTGGAAACCATTCTTTTCAGTTGCAATATGTGCACATGGGACAAAATCAGCTATCAGGGCAATTTCCTTCTGGCCTAACAAACCTTCACAATCTGGTTGTGATAGAATTGTCTGGAAATCGTTTTTCAGGTGTTCTTCCAGATTGGCTAGGGGCTCTCAAAAGCTTGCAAAAACTAACTGTTGGGGACAACAACTTTACAGGGCTCATTCCATCCTCCCTTTTCAATCTAACTAACTTGGTCCACCTCTTCCTATACTCAAATAAGTTTAGTGGACAGCTACCGGCAAGTTTTGGAAACCTTGAGGCCCTTGAAAGACTGGGAATTTCAAATAACAACTTTGATGGTACTGTTCCAGAGGACATATTTAGAATTCCAACAATACAATACATTGATTTATCTTTCAACAATCTAGAGGGACTTCTTCCCTTTTACGTTGGCAATGCAAAGCATCTGATATATCTGGTACTTTCATCAAATAATCTATCTGGAGAGATCCCTAACACCTTGGGCAACTCTGAAAGCTTGCAAATAATCAAGTTCCATCATAATATTTTCACAGGAGGCATTCCTACATCGTTAGGCAAGTTACTCAGCCTGACTTTGCTTAATTTGTCTTACAACAACTTAACAGGACCAATACCAGATTCTCTTAGCAATTTGAAGTATCTTGGGCAGCTTGATTTTTCATTCAACCATCTTAACGGTGAGGTCCCAACAAAAGGAATATTCAAGAATGCAACTGCCGTTCAACTCGGTGGCAATCAGGGGTTATGTGGTGGGGTGCTAGAGTTACACCTACCTGCATGCTCCATTGCACCTTTAAGTTCAAGAAAGCATGTCAAATCATTGACAATCAAAATAGTGATACCAATGGCCATCTTGGTATCACTCTTTTTGGTTGTATTGGTCTTACTACTCTTGAGGGGAAAACAAAAGGGACACTCTATATCTTTGCCACTGTCTGATACAGATTTTCCCAAAGTTTCTTACAATGATCTTGCAAGAGCAACTGAGAGGTTCTCCATGTCCAATTTGATTGGCAAGGGGAGGTTCAGTTGTGTATATCAAGGAAAACTATTTCAATGCAATGATGTGGTTGCTGTGAAGGTATTCAGCCTAGAGACAAGGGGCGCACAAAAAAGCTTTATTGCAGAATGTAATGCTTTAAGAAATGTGAGACACCGTAATCTAGTTCCTATCCTAACTGCATGCTCCAGTATTGATTCTAAAGGCAATGACTTCAAAGCTTTAGTGTATAAGTTTATGCCAGGTGGGGATTTACATAAATTACTATACTCAAACGGAGGTGATGGAGATGCTCCACATCAAAACCACATTACATTGGCTCAAAGAATAAACATTATGGTGGATGTATCAGATGCACTGGAGTACCTGCACCATAGCAACCAAGGAACAATTGTTCACTGTGACCTGAAGCCTAGCAACATCCTTCTAGATGATAACATGGTTGCTCATGTTGGAGACTTTGGCCTTGCAAGATTCAAAATCGATTCGACAACATCATCTCTATGTTATTCGAACTCAACCTCCTCCCTTGTAATAAAGGGAACCATTGGTTATATTGCTCCAG aatgCTCGGATGGTGGTCAAGTTTCAACTGCCTCAGATGTATATAGCTTTGGAGTTGTTCTCTTGGAAATATTTATTCGGAGAAGGCCAACAGACGATATGTTTATGGATGGATTGAGCATTGCAAAGTATACAGCTATCAACTTCCCTGACAGGATACTTGAGATTGTTGATCCCAAGCTGCAACAAGAATTGATCCCCTGTTCTACAGATAAGGAAGATTTGGACCCCTGCCAGGAAAATCCAATAGCAGTTGAGGAGAAAGGTCTACATTGTCTACGTTCTATGCTAAACATTGGACTCTGTTGCACCAAGCCAACACCGGGAGAACGCATCAGCATGCAAGAGGTGGCTGCCAAGTTGCACAGAATCAAAGATGCATATCTCAGGGAATACTAG